Proteins from a genomic interval of Desulfofustis limnaeus:
- a CDS encoding YheC/YheD family protein — MKTDMGEKSVSVTESEHPTIGVVCNIRKEDLQDERTVKWKHRVVALAQVLYRQSIRLFVYSYAQIDASTDCVKGYVIENDRFVMREGPVPRINYNYFSGSWQRRHPNARDFDDLMEWADTNGVQFFPHRNFIRASVDKFHSHQLVKGFDETLVPDTEKYTGELDQLERFLVKYDTIFLKPRWGNRGRGIVVLRTISSGYKVSHWDGSALLTHETRSLDTLKERAEELMGNVPAILQQGIPIKRIDGRVFDIRVIMVDHDDEWQWFHTVRLGGRESDVSNLAQGGSLLSLHLFLESHFPDDAQRIYRTLRQTSDGLARYLDAFMPGQLMEVAFDYLLSARNTLFLAEINTKPGMRVPHRFKNVFRRSPAEENLFTEVVLPHAKALAGFLTARLAACAERTPSVWFAELVGAKPVRSFRDTYPAAIVDCVRRQLFPDEQPLPQQVVMIPGQKHGFIVFLGLQDRHGNRSESCGSGVSIELAVKEAAKRIPERYAVHFQPSMVDVEIVTTVRRLQESITQPLPVDTDCEGVACSADIGLAFTATQLREQHLISARGKLRLLTMRRFFRWHPHCFRQYRKMRAMKSVPLFSFRTEKIRLDLDRDHHPPTIGFMCGSGDVMGLGRRMGLSRLYRATAMSDVLRDHGTRLLLYSPMQVNQATGDVDGYYLDGREFIAVRTKIPQINGCWYFGGSPEQQKQRFKTFQRYTDERGIQVFAPWAFRRLLKNKWRTYKTLLPFAETLMPKTALFQNQAAQVESFLEQGARLFLKPNKGSRGKGIITLSKHQKTYQVVVYGKPAPERFESPSLYVLLERIKKYTLSRTYVIQRAIDVPLYNDAGFDIRVIVLNDGNQFHCLHYARVGVQGSELSYTPRQSREHESQVVLETIYGKQRARELTAEVEKVGIRLAGYLERFFPGSVMEVAFDFLLDAGGHIFLAEANATPGLWYDEPYTDVFALTAAERKRFARQIAPHGRCLASFLQAKLDLMREGELKDQRE, encoded by the coding sequence ATGAAAACTGACATGGGGGAAAAATCAGTTTCGGTAACCGAGTCCGAACATCCAACAATCGGCGTGGTTTGCAATATCAGAAAAGAGGACCTGCAGGACGAGCGTACCGTGAAATGGAAACACCGGGTGGTCGCCCTCGCTCAGGTACTTTACCGCCAATCAATTCGCCTGTTTGTTTATTCCTATGCTCAGATTGACGCTTCGACCGACTGTGTCAAGGGATATGTCATTGAAAACGATCGTTTTGTCATGCGGGAAGGTCCAGTTCCACGGATTAATTACAATTATTTCTCCGGCAGTTGGCAGAGACGTCACCCCAATGCCAGGGACTTTGACGATCTCATGGAATGGGCTGATACTAACGGTGTGCAATTCTTCCCCCATCGCAATTTTATCAGAGCCTCTGTTGATAAATTTCATTCCCATCAACTGGTAAAAGGGTTCGACGAGACGCTCGTTCCGGATACCGAGAAGTATACAGGTGAGCTTGACCAGTTGGAAAGGTTTCTCGTCAAATACGACACGATATTTCTCAAACCGCGATGGGGAAATCGGGGCCGAGGGATTGTGGTTTTGCGCACTATCTCCTCGGGCTATAAAGTATCGCACTGGGATGGATCCGCTCTGCTCACCCATGAGACTCGTTCCCTCGACACCCTCAAAGAACGCGCTGAGGAGTTGATGGGCAACGTCCCCGCCATCCTGCAGCAGGGCATTCCGATCAAAAGAATCGATGGGCGGGTGTTCGATATCAGAGTGATCATGGTTGACCATGATGATGAATGGCAGTGGTTCCATACCGTCCGCCTGGGGGGTAGAGAGAGCGATGTGTCGAATCTGGCGCAGGGCGGCAGCCTTCTTTCTCTGCACCTGTTTCTGGAAAGTCATTTTCCTGATGATGCTCAGCGAATATACCGTACTCTGAGGCAGACATCAGATGGTCTCGCCAGGTACCTTGACGCTTTCATGCCGGGACAGTTGATGGAGGTTGCGTTTGATTACCTGCTCAGTGCGAGAAACACCCTTTTTCTGGCGGAAATAAACACCAAGCCCGGAATGCGGGTTCCGCATCGGTTTAAAAATGTTTTTCGACGTTCGCCTGCCGAAGAAAACCTTTTCACCGAGGTCGTCCTGCCCCATGCAAAAGCACTTGCCGGCTTTCTGACGGCAAGGCTCGCGGCGTGTGCTGAGCGAACACCGTCGGTTTGGTTTGCAGAATTGGTTGGCGCCAAGCCGGTTCGTTCATTTCGAGACACGTATCCGGCTGCTATCGTCGATTGTGTTCGCCGACAGCTCTTTCCTGATGAACAACCACTACCCCAACAAGTGGTTATGATTCCGGGGCAAAAGCATGGTTTTATAGTCTTCTTGGGATTGCAAGACAGGCATGGCAATAGGTCAGAATCCTGCGGGTCGGGAGTCTCGATAGAACTGGCCGTTAAGGAGGCTGCCAAGCGTATCCCTGAACGGTACGCGGTGCATTTTCAACCGAGCATGGTTGATGTCGAGATTGTCACGACGGTCCGGAGGCTTCAGGAATCCATAACGCAACCGCTACCAGTGGATACCGACTGCGAAGGAGTCGCCTGTTCAGCTGATATCGGTTTGGCGTTCACTGCGACTCAACTGCGTGAACAACACCTGATCAGCGCCAGAGGGAAATTGCGCCTGCTCACCATGCGTCGGTTTTTCCGCTGGCACCCGCATTGTTTTCGGCAATACAGAAAAATGCGTGCGATGAAATCTGTCCCGCTGTTTTCCTTTCGTACGGAGAAGATAAGGCTGGACCTGGATCGAGATCACCATCCTCCCACCATCGGGTTCATGTGTGGCAGCGGAGACGTTATGGGGTTGGGAAGGCGTATGGGCCTGTCACGACTCTATCGGGCGACGGCGATGAGCGATGTGTTGCGGGATCATGGCACCCGACTTTTGCTCTATTCACCGATGCAGGTCAATCAAGCCACCGGCGATGTCGATGGCTACTATCTTGACGGCCGGGAGTTTATTGCCGTGCGGACGAAGATCCCGCAGATCAACGGTTGTTGGTATTTTGGCGGAAGTCCGGAGCAACAGAAACAGCGCTTCAAAACGTTTCAGCGGTACACGGATGAGAGGGGGATCCAAGTGTTTGCTCCCTGGGCCTTTCGTCGTCTCTTAAAGAATAAATGGCGTACCTATAAGACGCTGCTGCCGTTTGCAGAAACGCTTATGCCGAAAACGGCGCTCTTCCAAAACCAGGCTGCGCAAGTGGAATCCTTTCTGGAACAGGGGGCGAGGCTGTTTCTCAAACCGAATAAGGGCTCACGCGGGAAGGGAATCATCACCCTCAGTAAGCACCAAAAAACATACCAGGTGGTGGTCTATGGAAAACCGGCGCCAGAACGGTTTGAAAGTCCTTCCCTGTACGTTCTCCTGGAGAGAATTAAAAAATATACCTTGTCACGAACTTATGTGATTCAACGGGCAATTGACGTGCCGCTTTATAACGACGCAGGGTTTGATATACGTGTAATCGTCCTCAACGATGGTAATCAGTTTCATTGCCTGCATTATGCCCGCGTCGGCGTGCAGGGAAGTGAGTTGTCCTACACGCCGCGCCAATCGCGAGAGCATGAGAGTCAGGTGGTACTGGAAACGATTTACGGTAAACAACGTGCTCGGGAGCTGACGGCAGAGGTCGAGAAAGTAGGCATTCGTCTGGCAGGCTATCTCGAGAGGTTTTTTCCCGGCAGCGTCATGGAGGTGGCTTTCGACTTTCTTCTTGATGCCGGTGGTCACATTTTTCTCGCCGAGGCCAATGCAACTCCGGGCCTCTGGTACGATGAGCCATATACGGATGTCTTCGCGTTGACGGCGGCTGAAAGGAAACGTTTTGCTCGTCAGATCGCCCCACATGGGCGGTGCCTGGCCAGCTTTCTGCAAGCAAAACTTGATCTCATGCGTGAAGGGGAGCTGAAAGATCAGCGTGAATAG
- a CDS encoding LuxR C-terminal-related transcriptional regulator: protein MSLLICSTNELVRQRWRSTLSSRYDVIEAALPVNIEPAINSGKVDLILLHRAMVSLAVIEDVIRLPTIVMADVPDDREAVSLFRRGVLGYANTYMTPNRLLSAVQTVLAGQAWVGHSLMQKIIRGAAGPLLEAAHPGTPIGSLSEREWQIALLVGKGQSNLEIAAELDISERTVKAHIGSIFKKTKTGSRLQLALLVRDHLSGSSGT from the coding sequence ATGTCTTTGCTGATCTGCAGCACCAATGAACTGGTCCGACAACGATGGCGGTCGACGCTTAGCTCCCGTTACGACGTTATCGAGGCGGCCCTCCCCGTGAACATTGAACCCGCCATCAACAGCGGCAAGGTGGACCTGATCCTCCTGCATCGAGCGATGGTAAGCCTTGCCGTCATAGAAGACGTTATCCGCCTGCCGACCATCGTTATGGCCGATGTGCCGGACGATCGCGAGGCGGTCTCATTGTTTCGCCGCGGTGTGCTCGGCTATGCCAACACGTATATGACGCCGAACCGCCTCCTCTCTGCCGTGCAGACGGTTCTCGCCGGACAAGCCTGGGTCGGCCACAGCCTCATGCAGAAAATCATCCGCGGCGCCGCCGGGCCGCTGCTTGAAGCCGCCCACCCCGGCACACCGATCGGCTCCCTGTCCGAGCGTGAATGGCAGATCGCCCTGCTCGTCGGCAAAGGGCAATCCAACCTGGAAATCGCTGCAGAACTCGACATCTCCGAACGGACAGTCAAGGCCCACATCGGCTCCATTTTCAAAAAGACCAAGACCGGCAGCCGCCTGCAACTGGCCCTACTCGTCCGAGATCATCTCTCGGGATCGTCAGGCACCTAA
- a CDS encoding TolC family outer membrane protein produces the protein MHWRRMLCSAVATGSLLLSGASLQAETLQEAIDEVIKTHPEVRSGAYNRLGRDEEVKQARAGYLPTLNFSAGYGIQELQEPEEDTLNPAVYTLSLRQNLFTGFATMDEVKRQKSRVRSSAYLLQAQTDMLALQTARAYLKVLQEQELLKLAEESLETHLKIADQIQMRTDAGVSSTADSDQVAGRVSLARANVVVARTNLADAKTNYLALVGRLPDHLQSPPPLIELLPQSLEEAEEQAIKAHPTLKSAHADLDARVSQYDVAKAPYYPIVDLEVDQHWEDELDDEGRNDRLIAMLRLRFNLFNGLKDEARRAETAHLISEAREIRNGTHREVIESIRLSWMARQAILDRLDYVRQRVDSASATAEAYTRQFNLGQRTLLDVLDTEAEVIDAKQDLVEATYADYLTQYRILNGLGRLVPAFGLEYPEESVVESQERDDQESIARNG, from the coding sequence ATGCACTGGAGAAGAATGCTCTGTTCGGCGGTTGCTACCGGATCTCTACTTCTTTCAGGGGCTTCGTTGCAAGCTGAAACCCTGCAAGAAGCGATAGACGAGGTCATTAAAACCCACCCAGAAGTGAGATCTGGGGCCTACAATCGTCTCGGCAGGGACGAAGAAGTCAAACAGGCACGGGCGGGCTATCTGCCCACACTCAATTTTTCGGCCGGCTACGGTATCCAAGAGCTGCAGGAGCCCGAAGAGGACACCCTGAATCCAGCGGTCTACACCCTCAGCCTGCGGCAGAACCTGTTCACTGGGTTCGCCACAATGGATGAAGTGAAACGCCAGAAATCAAGAGTCCGTTCATCTGCCTATCTGCTGCAAGCCCAGACGGACATGCTGGCACTGCAGACAGCGCGAGCCTACCTCAAGGTCCTCCAGGAACAGGAATTGCTGAAGCTTGCCGAGGAGAGCCTGGAAACCCACTTGAAAATCGCCGATCAGATTCAGATGCGCACCGACGCCGGTGTCAGCAGCACCGCTGACAGCGATCAGGTGGCTGGCCGGGTATCGCTGGCCCGGGCCAATGTCGTCGTTGCCAGAACCAACCTGGCCGACGCCAAAACCAATTATCTGGCCCTCGTCGGCCGCCTGCCCGACCACCTGCAATCGCCACCGCCCTTAATCGAGCTTCTGCCGCAATCCTTGGAGGAAGCTGAAGAACAGGCAATCAAAGCGCATCCGACCCTGAAATCGGCTCATGCCGACCTCGACGCCCGGGTCAGCCAATACGATGTGGCCAAGGCCCCCTACTACCCCATTGTCGATCTGGAGGTGGACCAGCATTGGGAGGACGAACTTGACGACGAAGGGCGTAACGATCGATTGATCGCCATGCTGCGCCTGCGTTTCAACCTGTTCAACGGACTTAAGGACGAGGCACGGCGAGCGGAGACGGCACACCTCATCAGTGAGGCGAGAGAGATAAGGAACGGGACTCATCGTGAGGTCATCGAGTCCATCCGGCTCTCGTGGATGGCTCGTCAGGCCATACTCGATCGTTTGGATTACGTTCGACAACGGGTCGACTCAGCTTCTGCGACCGCCGAAGCATACACCAGGCAATTCAACCTCGGTCAACGAACCCTGCTCGACGTGCTCGATACCGAGGCTGAGGTCATCGATGCCAAACAGGATCTCGTCGAAGCTACCTACGCCGACTACCTGACCCAATACCGTATCCTCAACGGTCTTGGTCGATTGGTGCCGGCTTTCGGTCTGGAATATCCGGAAGAAAGTGTTGTGGAAAGCCAGGAACGGGACGACCAGGAATCAATTGCTCGTAACGGATGA
- a CDS encoding TIGR03862 family flavoprotein, which translates to MERGAAVVIGGGPAGLMAAEVLLERGISVDLYDAMPAVARKLIVAGRSNLSITRSESFEIFVGRYRERSEVLRPFLQDFPAEALQAWVEELGVKTRRGSTGLIFPETMTADHLLSHWLERLQSEGLRLHCGHRWLGWDGEERLCFDSGAGPVTVPYRAVVLALGGGSWPQLGSDAAWVSLLASRGVMVQPLQPANCGYEAPLSAHFLEKFEGWPVKNVVLSYRAKNGETFHRRGEFVITSYGFSGGLFYACGPLLRRDLTAVDRVSVTVDLCPDRPQERLVERLSLPQGRRSLTSHWRKTIGIEGVKAGLLHEFVPRTASASPEQLACHIKSLRLTVTRPRPLMEAISTAGGVCFTELDASLMVRMLPGVFCAGEMLDWEAPTGGYLLTACMATGRAAGRGAANWLEQQAKNGQP; encoded by the coding sequence ATGGAAAGGGGCGCAGCGGTGGTGATCGGCGGTGGTCCGGCCGGGCTGATGGCGGCCGAGGTGCTCCTGGAACGCGGCATCAGCGTGGACCTCTATGACGCCATGCCGGCAGTGGCGAGAAAGCTGATCGTTGCCGGCCGGAGCAATTTGAGCATTACCCGGTCGGAGTCGTTCGAGATATTCGTCGGTCGTTATCGGGAACGGTCTGAGGTGTTGCGGCCCTTTCTTCAGGATTTTCCAGCGGAGGCCCTGCAAGCGTGGGTTGAGGAACTGGGGGTGAAGACTCGTCGCGGTTCTACCGGTTTGATTTTTCCCGAGACAATGACGGCCGACCACCTGCTCTCCCACTGGTTGGAGCGTCTGCAGAGCGAGGGTCTGCGCCTGCACTGCGGCCACCGGTGGCTAGGCTGGGACGGCGAAGAGCGTCTTTGTTTTGATTCTGGGGCAGGTCCGGTGACGGTTCCGTATCGGGCTGTGGTCCTTGCCTTGGGGGGAGGAAGCTGGCCGCAATTAGGCAGTGATGCTGCCTGGGTGAGCCTGCTCGCCAGCCGGGGGGTGATGGTTCAGCCCCTGCAGCCGGCCAATTGCGGCTACGAGGCACCGCTTTCGGCCCATTTTCTCGAGAAGTTCGAAGGGTGGCCGGTCAAGAATGTGGTGCTATCTTACCGTGCCAAAAATGGAGAAACCTTTCACCGCCGAGGCGAGTTTGTAATCACCTCATATGGCTTTTCCGGTGGCCTGTTTTACGCGTGTGGGCCCTTGTTGCGCAGGGACCTGACAGCTGTGGACAGGGTTTCCGTCACCGTCGATCTCTGTCCTGATCGTCCCCAGGAAAGGCTCGTCGAGCGGTTAAGCCTGCCCCAGGGCAGACGGTCCCTGACCAGCCACTGGCGCAAAACAATCGGGATCGAGGGGGTCAAGGCCGGGCTGCTGCATGAGTTTGTACCACGAACAGCCAGTGCCTCGCCGGAACAGCTCGCTTGTCACATCAAATCCCTCCGGTTGACGGTGACTCGCCCGCGCCCTTTGATGGAGGCGATTTCAACCGCCGGGGGCGTCTGCTTCACCGAACTGGATGCCTCTCTCATGGTGAGGATGCTGCCGGGAGTATTTTGTGCCGGAGAGATGCTCGATTGGGAGGCGCCGACCGGTGGTTACCTGCTCACCGCCTGTATGGCCACCGGTCGGGCGGCGGGGCGCGGTGCGGCGAATTGGCTGGAGCAGCAAGCCAAAAACGGCCAGCCCTAA
- a CDS encoding IdeS/Mac family cysteine endopeptidase (This family includes IgM or IgG-cleaving cysteine proteases.) produces MCGTPGRSQVGSEYRLDLVHGGTWYDAEKSTGNRDDDWLCWAASAANVLAWTGWGKEAGFSDEDQIFAYLSHHWSDHPAGSPRETWRWWFSGINRDGDGARVIRPGGGFFPAITFPWKKWGHPLGSLFLGVGQHQLRRQPTILRDLLEHGYGVVLQIVRPLPDGSRDSHMVTLWGYRYDSTNPFMGIHVTDSDDDKKARLGQEAEDTLVYYPLSLDDDRIWWFSYRDKPWRILAAYGLLHASRYSR; encoded by the coding sequence GTGTGTGGAACGCCAGGCAGGTCCCAGGTCGGTAGTGAATACCGGCTGGACCTGGTGCATGGCGGCACCTGGTACGACGCGGAAAAAAGCACCGGCAACAGAGATGACGACTGGCTATGCTGGGCTGCCAGCGCGGCCAATGTTCTCGCCTGGACCGGTTGGGGAAAAGAAGCCGGCTTTTCGGATGAAGATCAGATCTTCGCCTATCTTTCCCATCATTGGAGCGATCATCCCGCCGGCTCCCCCCGAGAAACCTGGCGCTGGTGGTTTTCCGGTATAAACAGGGACGGTGACGGAGCCCGGGTGATAAGGCCGGGGGGTGGTTTCTTCCCAGCCATCACGTTTCCCTGGAAAAAATGGGGGCATCCGCTCGGCAGCTTGTTCCTGGGGGTGGGCCAGCACCAGCTCAGGCGTCAACCGACAATTCTGAGGGATCTGCTGGAACACGGCTATGGCGTCGTGCTGCAGATTGTTCGCCCACTGCCGGACGGATCCCGGGATTCACATATGGTCACCTTGTGGGGTTACCGGTATGACTCAACGAACCCTTTCATGGGAATTCATGTGACCGACTCGGACGATGACAAGAAGGCTCGATTGGGACAGGAGGCGGAGGATACCCTTGTCTACTACCCACTCTCTCTCGACGACGACCGAATCTGGTGGTTCTCCTACCGGGACAAACCATGGAGAATCCTGGCAGCCTACGGTCTCCTTCATGCATCACGCTATTCACGCTGA
- a CDS encoding HlyD family type I secretion periplasmic adaptor subunit, producing the protein MNEKRSANRRDPARTPKQKKTSREIFRRLPAADLDLATDIRTSILAQTPRGGSIILWLTFSLFIAAIIWSYFSEVEEVTRGQGRVVPSRQLQTIQNLEGGILAEVMVKVGDIVEQDQMLLRLDDTRFSAPFQESRLSYLSFKAKIARLEAEIAGRDMTLPQEVLNEHPQAGERERQLFETRQEALAATLGVYAEQMTQRQQELQAEQARLNELRRTHRLLKEELSLTEPLVKLGAVSEVELLRLKRQDSEMRGMIATTEQAIPALASKFEEAKRRIAEEKLKFTNLAKQELNEAYNQIETLGAASVALSDRLKRTVVRSPVRGIINQIFVNTIGGVIQPGMALLEIVPLDDTLLIQAKVQPADIAFIRPDLKATVKLTAYDFTIFGGLEGKVEHISADSIVDEQGNTFYLVNVRTEKNYLGSEQNPMPIIPGMIASVDILTGKKRILTYLMKPILRAQNLALSER; encoded by the coding sequence ATGAATGAAAAACGTTCCGCAAACAGAAGGGACCCCGCAAGGACCCCGAAACAGAAAAAAACAAGCAGAGAGATCTTTCGTCGTCTGCCGGCGGCCGATCTGGACTTGGCCACCGATATCAGGACCTCGATTCTGGCGCAGACACCACGGGGCGGCAGCATCATCCTGTGGCTGACGTTCTCTCTCTTCATCGCCGCCATCATCTGGTCCTACTTCAGCGAAGTGGAGGAGGTTACGAGAGGGCAAGGCCGTGTCGTCCCGTCACGGCAATTACAGACCATCCAGAATCTCGAAGGGGGGATCCTCGCCGAAGTCATGGTCAAAGTCGGCGATATTGTCGAGCAAGACCAAATGCTTCTGCGCCTCGACGACACACGCTTTTCCGCTCCGTTTCAGGAGAGTCGGCTCAGCTATCTCTCCTTCAAAGCAAAAATAGCCAGGCTTGAAGCTGAAATAGCGGGTCGTGACATGACCCTTCCTCAGGAGGTGCTCAATGAACATCCGCAGGCCGGGGAGCGCGAACGACAGCTCTTCGAGACCCGCCAGGAAGCCCTTGCCGCGACTCTTGGAGTCTATGCGGAACAGATGACCCAGCGTCAGCAGGAGCTACAGGCTGAACAGGCTCGACTCAACGAATTACGCCGGACCCATCGACTGTTGAAAGAGGAACTTTCGTTGACCGAACCCTTGGTCAAGCTCGGCGCCGTATCGGAAGTGGAGTTGTTGCGCCTGAAACGTCAGGACAGCGAGATGCGGGGCATGATCGCCACCACCGAACAAGCCATACCAGCGCTCGCCTCCAAATTCGAAGAAGCGAAGCGACGAATCGCCGAAGAGAAGCTTAAATTCACCAACCTCGCCAAGCAGGAACTCAACGAGGCCTACAACCAGATCGAGACCTTGGGCGCCGCCTCGGTGGCGCTGAGCGACCGCCTGAAACGCACCGTGGTCCGCTCCCCGGTCCGCGGCATCATCAATCAGATCTTCGTAAACACCATCGGCGGCGTTATCCAGCCGGGCATGGCCCTGTTAGAGATCGTCCCGTTGGATGACACACTCCTCATTCAGGCCAAGGTTCAACCGGCCGATATCGCCTTCATCAGGCCGGATTTGAAGGCCACGGTCAAGCTGACTGCCTACGATTTCACCATCTTCGGCGGCCTGGAAGGAAAAGTCGAACACATCAGTGCCGATAGTATCGTGGATGAACAGGGCAACACGTTTTACCTGGTCAACGTCCGCACGGAAAAAAACTACCTCGGCTCGGAACAAAACCCGATGCCTATCATTCCCGGCATGATAGCCAGTGTGGACATTCTCACCGGCAAGAAGCGGATACTCACCTACTTGATGAAACCGATATTACGAGCACAGAACCTTGCCCTGAGCGAGAGGTAA
- a CDS encoding type I secretion system permease/ATPase, which translates to MTKNNNTTTTESWQITSDSDSFDDPLLDCLVILSSVYERPTSPIALRAGLPLVENRLTVELVPRAARRAGLATRLLKRSLASLRNVELPAILLLNDRRACIVRQVNRSTGEALVIWPQSGGSATLKLEDLQEEYTGHTIFVKPKFQVDDRLASNTETNEKNWFWSTVLSSWKIYRDVLVASFLINVFALVTPIFIINVYDRIIPNLAFETLWVLSSGVLIIYLFELVMRGLRGYFIDSAGKKSNVILSSILFEKVMSLRLEARPKSIGSFAKRLQQFESIRDFITSISITALVDLPFVFIFLAAIFYIGGHLIWIHITAILLLLGYALIVQIPLKKAVRLSFSADAQKNAVLVEGLSGLETIKTLGAESKIQRAWEESVSYIANWTARSRFLATSVTHVAGFLQNISIVAVIIGSLYLIAQGQLTGGGMIACVILSRRAIFPMAQVVSLMTRYHQASNSLKSLNKIMSLPSERSPDKKFLHRVSIKGDITVSNLSFAYPETTKEVLRSINFQVKAGEHIGIIGPIGSGKTTLGKLLLGLYQPTGGSVSIDGTDIRQIDPADLRAFIGYVPQDITLFRGTLRDNIMLGTTGVADSAILRAADVAGVSQFIANQSHGFDMPIEEQGRNLSGGQRQNIAIARAILLDPPILIMDEPTSSMDSRNESMLKNNLKNIIQGRTTIIITHRLSMLEMVDRIIVLSKETIVADGTKQRIMEALQNGHLSV; encoded by the coding sequence ATGACCAAGAACAACAACACCACGACAACCGAATCCTGGCAGATCACGAGTGACAGCGACAGCTTCGACGATCCTCTGCTCGATTGCCTGGTTATTTTGTCATCAGTCTATGAGCGTCCGACATCCCCGATAGCGCTCCGGGCCGGCCTGCCGCTGGTGGAGAACCGACTGACGGTGGAGTTGGTTCCCCGGGCAGCTCGCCGAGCCGGTCTGGCGACCCGCCTGCTCAAACGTTCCCTCGCCAGCCTGCGCAACGTGGAATTACCGGCGATTTTGCTGCTCAACGACCGGCGCGCCTGCATCGTTCGTCAGGTGAATCGGAGCACCGGTGAGGCGTTGGTGATCTGGCCGCAAAGCGGGGGGAGTGCCACGCTCAAGCTGGAGGACTTGCAGGAGGAATATACGGGGCATACCATTTTCGTCAAACCGAAATTCCAGGTCGACGACCGGCTGGCGAGCAATACCGAAACCAATGAAAAGAACTGGTTCTGGAGTACGGTCCTGTCCTCCTGGAAGATCTATCGGGACGTACTGGTTGCCTCGTTTTTGATCAATGTCTTCGCCCTGGTCACGCCCATCTTCATCATCAATGTCTACGATCGGATTATCCCCAATCTTGCCTTCGAAACCCTCTGGGTCCTTTCCAGCGGAGTCTTGATCATCTACCTGTTCGAGTTGGTGATGCGAGGCCTGCGCGGCTATTTCATCGATTCCGCAGGGAAAAAATCAAATGTCATTCTGTCGTCGATCCTTTTTGAAAAAGTCATGAGTCTGCGCTTGGAGGCCCGCCCCAAATCGATCGGGTCGTTTGCCAAGCGCCTTCAGCAATTTGAGAGTATTCGTGATTTCATCACCTCCATCTCGATCACCGCTCTTGTCGATCTGCCGTTCGTCTTCATCTTTCTTGCCGCGATCTTCTACATCGGTGGCCATCTGATCTGGATCCACATCACCGCCATCCTTCTGCTTCTCGGCTACGCGCTCATCGTTCAGATACCGTTAAAAAAAGCGGTACGTCTCTCCTTCAGTGCCGACGCCCAGAAGAACGCAGTCCTCGTGGAAGGGTTGTCCGGGCTGGAGACCATCAAGACTCTTGGTGCCGAGAGCAAGATTCAACGCGCCTGGGAAGAATCGGTCAGTTACATTGCCAATTGGACGGCACGCAGCAGATTTCTTGCGACATCCGTCACACATGTGGCCGGTTTTCTGCAAAACATCAGCATCGTGGCGGTAATCATCGGCAGCCTCTATCTGATCGCCCAGGGGCAACTGACCGGCGGCGGCATGATCGCCTGCGTCATTCTCAGCAGGCGCGCCATCTTCCCCATGGCCCAGGTGGTAAGCCTCATGACCCGCTACCATCAGGCAAGCAATTCTCTGAAATCACTAAACAAGATAATGTCTTTGCCGTCAGAACGATCACCCGATAAAAAATTCCTGCATCGGGTCAGTATCAAAGGCGACATTACCGTCTCCAATCTTTCCTTTGCTTATCCGGAAACAACCAAGGAAGTATTACGCAGCATCAACTTCCAGGTGAAGGCCGGGGAACACATCGGCATCATCGGCCCGATCGGCTCGGGGAAGACCACACTGGGCAAGCTGCTACTCGGCCTCTATCAACCAACAGGGGGCTCCGTCTCCATTGACGGCACCGATATCCGACAGATCGATCCGGCCGATTTACGGGCTTTTATCGGCTATGTACCGCAGGATATCACCCTCTTTCGCGGCACGCTTCGGGACAATATCATGCTCGGCACCACCGGGGTGGCCGATTCGGCAATACTTAGAGCAGCCGATGTCGCCGGCGTCAGCCAATTCATCGCCAACCAGTCCCATGGGTTCGATATGCCCATCGAAGAACAGGGCCGCAACCTGTCCGGCGGTCAGCGGCAGAATATTGCCATCGCCCGCGCCATTCTGCTCGACCCGCCGATTTTGATCATGGATGAACCCACCAGTTCCATGGATAGCCGTAACGAATCGATGCTGAAAAACAATCTGAAAAACATCATTCAGGGACGGACCACCATCATCATCACCCACCGGCTCTCCATGTTGGAAATGGTCGATCGTATCATCGTCCTCAGCAAAGAGACAATTGTGGCCGACGGAACCAAACAGCGTATCATGGAAGCCTTGCAGAATGGTCATCTTTCCGTATGA